Proteins encoded in a region of the Deltaproteobacteria bacterium genome:
- a CDS encoding histidine--tRNA ligase — translation MPIPCQRRTFTRTGILDTFCVGPPCGLRPFTDQLGSCEDRTLEITSVRGFKDILPEEIGKWRFVEETARKIFQDFGYVEIRIPILEKTELFARGIGEATDIVEKEMYTFTDRSGTSLTLRPEATASIARAYVENGLYSREPEAKLFMIGPMFRYERPQKGRLRQFNQIDVEVFGVADPAVDAEIMAMLIHFLREVGLKRLELQVNSLGCRTCRPPYRKSLQDFVLAHERSLCPDCRRRIHTNPLRIFDCKVEECRTIMADAPLLIDSLGPECRDHFQAVKSYLEMVGLPYTVNPRMVRGLDYYVRTAFEVISYDLGAQNAVTGGGRYDGLISDLGGPEIPGIGFATGMERLISLLPPEVEVRKPRRVFVAFAGADSRQSAFRLAHELRVRGLGVDITYGEKSLKSQMRRANKLGCKAALIIGGEELKRQKAVVRDMEAKTQEEVDLDLVAEILTERYGLGKPKG, via the coding sequence ATGCCAATTCCATGCCAACGCCGCACCTTTACACGGACCGGAATATTGGATACATTTTGTGTCGGACCTCCCTGCGGCCTCCGGCCATTCACAGACCAACTGGGAAGTTGCGAGGATAGAACCTTGGAAATTACTTCAGTCAGGGGCTTCAAGGATATTCTTCCGGAAGAGATAGGCAAATGGCGGTTTGTCGAAGAGACGGCCAGAAAGATCTTTCAAGATTTCGGATATGTGGAGATCAGGATCCCTATCCTTGAAAAAACAGAGCTCTTTGCCCGGGGGATCGGAGAAGCCACCGATATCGTGGAAAAGGAGATGTACACCTTCACCGACCGGAGTGGAACCTCCCTGACCCTCAGACCCGAGGCCACCGCTTCGATTGCAAGGGCCTATGTTGAAAACGGCCTCTACAGTAGGGAGCCTGAGGCCAAACTATTCATGATAGGGCCTATGTTCCGGTACGAAAGGCCCCAGAAGGGAAGGCTCCGGCAGTTCAACCAGATCGATGTTGAGGTCTTCGGGGTGGCCGACCCCGCCGTGGACGCAGAAATCATGGCCATGCTGATCCATTTCCTCCGAGAGGTCGGCCTCAAGAGGCTTGAGCTTCAGGTAAACAGTCTCGGATGCCGCACCTGCCGGCCTCCTTACCGAAAAAGCCTTCAGGATTTCGTTCTGGCCCACGAGAGGTCCCTGTGTCCGGACTGCCGGCGGAGGATCCATACCAACCCCCTCCGGATCTTCGACTGCAAGGTCGAAGAGTGCAGGACAATCATGGCCGATGCTCCACTCCTGATCGATTCATTGGGCCCTGAGTGCCGGGATCACTTCCAGGCGGTCAAGTCATACCTGGAGATGGTGGGGCTCCCTTATACGGTCAACCCGAGGATGGTTCGAGGTCTCGATTACTACGTAAGGACTGCTTTCGAGGTGATCTCCTACGATCTCGGAGCGCAAAATGCCGTGACAGGCGGAGGGAGGTACGACGGCCTCATCTCGGACCTCGGAGGTCCCGAGATCCCGGGAATCGGATTTGCCACCGGAATGGAGAGACTCATCTCTCTCCTCCCGCCTGAGGTGGAGGTGAGAAAACCACGGCGCGTCTTCGTCGCATTTGCGGGTGCCGATTCCAGGCAATCTGCCTTCAGGCTGGCCCATGAACTCCGAGTCAGAGGGCTTGGCGTGGACATCACTTACGGAGAGAAGAGTCTGAAATCCCAGATGCGGCGGGCCAACAAACTGGGCTGCAAGGCCGCGCTCATCATAGGCGGAGAGGAACTCAAGAGACAAAAGGCCGTGGTTCGCGACATGGAGGCAAAGACCCAGGAGGAGGTGGATCTCGATCTTGTCGCCGAGATCCTGACCGAGAGGTACGGCCTGGGAAAACCGAAGGGTTGA